The Nitrospira sp. sequence AAGACTGGAACCGCTTCTTCGATCGAAGCGCCGGCGATAAAGGTCCTCGCCATTTGTTCGACCTGTTTTCTGATCGATTTGCCTGCGAGACGTGCGCCGATGCCGGTAGAGGACGCTGCCTTCAATCCCCATTGAAGTCCAAACAGCTCGCTGCCTGATCGGCCGAAATACTCTTCGGCGAGCGAGACGACTCGTTCGTCATCTTGAATGACAGGAAGAACATCGATGAAGTGAAACAAGCGTGTCTTGAACGAGGCGTCCTTCATAGCTAAATTGATTGCCGAATGGGACCACCAGCGACCGTCGAAGAGGGAGGGCGAAAGGCCGGTGGAGAGCTGTGCGAGCCGCTCGCCGATACGAACGATGGCCGGCTCAAATGAAGGCGACGTGGTCATCGAGGCACCTGAAATATTGACTCCGTTTGACTTCAGTATACATGCCTAACGACCGATGTCCATGGCTTCGGCTTCCCCAGTCGGTTATAAAGCGATGGTCCAACCGACCCATTTCATTTCACGCATCGCATCGCTTAAGATGATGCAGTACACTTTATGTCGGCTTGACCAGGCGTCTCAGAATATGGCGACGGTCGAGCACAATCGCATGGGAGAATACGTATGGCTGACGAACATGCTCATGGGGCCGAGCAGCCCCAGGCAAAAGATACATTGATCCCCGGGGTCAAACACGTCATTGCGATCAGCAGCGGTAAAGGAGGCGTCGGCAAGTCGACCGTTGCATCGAATCTGGCCTGTGCAATGGCATTGGCCGGGGCGAAAGTTGGATTGTTAGATGCTGATCTCTACGGCCCCAATATTCCCATGATGATGGGCAGCACGACCGGACCGGAACAGAAGGACGGTAAAATTGTGCCTGTCGAGAGTTACGGGGTGAAGCTGATCTCCATGGCATTTCTGGTGCCTGAAGAAGCCCCACTCGTGTGGCGCGGGCCGATGGTGCACCAGTATCTGCAAGCGTTTTTCCGGGATGTGCTGTGGGGAGAGTTAGACTATCTGCTCATCGACCTGCCGCCGGGTACCGGTGATGTGCAACTCTCGTTGTCGCAAATGGTGCCGTTGGCCGGGGCGATTACGGTCACAACGCCGCAAGAGGTGGCTCTCTATGACGTCCGCAAGGGGATGGGCATGTTCCAGAAGGTGAACGTTCCGCTTCTAGGAATCGTGGAAAACATGAGCTACTTCGTGTGCGGTCATTGCGGTGAGCGGACGGAGATTTTCTCGTATGGTGGAGGTGAGCGGGCGGCGGCGAAGGTCGGTGTGCCGTTTCTTGGACGGATCCCGATTGATCCGGCCATTCGGGATGGCGGAGATACCGGCCATCCGATCGTGATGGCCAATCCGGCATCTCCCCAAGCCGCGGCCTTCCGCGATATTGCGAAGAAGATCATGGAAGAGCTGAGATCGGATGGGAAAAGTGGCTCTTCTATTGATAGTTTGCTCAAGAAGATCAAGCAACCGTTTAAGACTAATTGATCGGTAACATTTCGGAGGGAAGGAATGGCCGAGTTCATACGCATAGCAGCGGTAGCCGATGTGAAGCCGGGACACGGTGTTGTGGCGGAAGTAAACGGGAAGAGTCTGGCAGTATTTAATGTAGAAGGAGATATCCGTGCCATCGACAATACCTGCTGTCATCGCGAGGGTCCATTGGGAGAAGGAGAGTTGGAAGGGAATGTCGTGACCTGTCCTTGGCATGGATGGCAATTCAACGTGACAACCGGCGCCTGCCTGAATAATCCATCCGCAAAGGTGCTGGCCTATGAGGTACAAATCGAAGGCGA is a genomic window containing:
- a CDS encoding Rieske 2Fe-2S domain-containing protein; its protein translation is MAEFIRIAAVADVKPGHGVVAEVNGKSLAVFNVEGDIRAIDNTCCHREGPLGEGELEGNVVTCPWHGWQFNVTTGACLNNPSAKVLAYEVQIEGDDVKVLL
- a CDS encoding Mrp/NBP35 family ATP-binding protein; amino-acid sequence: MADEHAHGAEQPQAKDTLIPGVKHVIAISSGKGGVGKSTVASNLACAMALAGAKVGLLDADLYGPNIPMMMGSTTGPEQKDGKIVPVESYGVKLISMAFLVPEEAPLVWRGPMVHQYLQAFFRDVLWGELDYLLIDLPPGTGDVQLSLSQMVPLAGAITVTTPQEVALYDVRKGMGMFQKVNVPLLGIVENMSYFVCGHCGERTEIFSYGGGERAAAKVGVPFLGRIPIDPAIRDGGDTGHPIVMANPASPQAAAFRDIAKKIMEELRSDGKSGSSIDSLLKKIKQPFKTN